GGGGCCGTCTCGGACTCGACGGCGTCGACCGCCCGGGTCAGATCGGCGAGGTCACCGACCGTGTTCTCGGAGTGCTCCCCGTCTAGCACGAGAAAGTCGAGGCCCTCGTCTGCGAGCACTTCCGCGGCGACCGGCTCGCTCAACATCGACCAGGCCCCCACGAGTTTCTCGCCGGCACGCAATCGGTCCGCAAAGTCGGCGCTGTCCATACCTCCCACACCCCCGCGAGCCCGAAAAAGGTAGCCGAACGGTCACTCGACGGCGAGGACTTCGATCTCGAACTCCAATGTTTCACCCGCCAGCCGATGATTGAAGTCCACACGAACCACGTCCTCCTCGACCGAGCGGATCTCCGCGACCGACCCGTCCGGGGTCTGGATGTAGGCCCCGGCCTCGGGGAGCTGATCGCCGAGCTGGGCGCTGAGTTCGTCGATCTCGTACTCGCGGACCCGGCTCTCCTCCCACTCGCCGTAGGCTTCCGCTGGCGGGACCGTGACGGTAGCGGACTCGCCTGCATCCATGCCCAGCAGGGCTTCGTCCAATCCCTCGATGAACTGTCCCGTCCCGACCGCGGCCTCCAGCGGGTCGTACTCCCGGTCCTCCTCGACCAGGTCGTGTTCCTCGGCCACGGCCCGCCGGGACGTGTCGAAGACCGTTCCGTCCTCGAGGCGGCCGGTGTACTCGATTCTGACGGTGTCGCCGGATTCGATCGCCATACGTCAACCCGTCGGAGCAGGCCCAAAAGCCGTTTGCATCGAGTCCGAATCGAGCCGGACCGTTTTTCTCCCCAGGCGATGATGAACTCGGCGTAGCCGTGTCCTCGACAACCGCGTCCCCCGAGCGGGAAAACGACCGCTCCATCGCGGCCCTCACCATGCTCGGCCACGGCCTGTTTCACTACTTCGAGATGGCGATCCCGATTTTGCTGGTCGTCTGGATCGATACGTTTCCCACCGGCGTCGAGGTGGCTGGGCTGATCGTCGCAATCGGGTTCGCACCGATCGGTATCGCGGCCCTGCCCGGTGGCATGCTTTCGGATCGCTATGGGCCTGGCGTCGTTCTTCTGGGGAGTATCGCGGGCATGTCCATCGGATTTGGCGCGCT
This region of Halodesulfurarchaeum sp. HSR-GB genomic DNA includes:
- a CDS encoding peptidylprolyl isomerase, with the protein product MAIESGDTVRIEYTGRLEDGTVFDTSRRAVAEEHDLVEEDREYDPLEAAVGTGQFIEGLDEALLGMDAGESATVTVPPAEAYGEWEESRVREYEIDELSAQLGDQLPEAGAYIQTPDGSVAEIRSVEEDVVRVDFNHRLAGETLEFEIEVLAVE